From one Lotus japonicus ecotype B-129 chromosome 3, LjGifu_v1.2 genomic stretch:
- the LOC130746430 gene encoding protein PHYTOCHROME-DEPENDENT LATE-FLOWERING: protein MGLSFKLSKSGTRYRPKPLPIPPEASHDGVSENSKSQSHLVEAGENTARMLNSSVSSETRPLAEMEASFTLNLFPDGYSIGKPFENDTASHSRYQDLPKLLHPYDRSSESLFLAIESGHLPGDILDDIPAKYVDGALICEVRDYRKCSFEKGAGIVSPESSPLVNKVCLKMSLENIVKDIPSITDKSWTYGDLMEVESKILKALKPDLHLDPAPKLERLCESSLPPKLDLRRKRLRDMPEFAVTSSNRIYGKKVCIDRVQENSNNRLVDSGITASNAIVQQSLENPAMQNHSPNIAMALRSKNLMPDSSIPGFSMPPQQSRYAMAVGNPRSLQEHGSVSAINSSGASPAAQDVMISYTDDANPSASLHSKRENQDGQASPLSNVAKRMRPASTGVDAMQQQQIGSHVEGLQGSEINWQNTLLQQQAMARGIQYASGGIQKFPQQVFEGGLNQETGAIQFASSQQGMRLVAKEEQFEMEKLDGAEINRNKSEMGIDTVNLDPQQLRPQQRLQPNAFMKPNFSQTTWNNLAQQHMEKEAKKEDQFQKRKSVQSPRLSTGALPHSPLSSKSGEFSNGSVGPSFGGPSQLASVPAVGTPSISNDSTQRQQQAQLAAKRRSNSLPKTPAMNGVGSPASVTTGVPMNVNSPSLGTSSLVDQGVQIQNMVERFSKIEMVTMRHQLNFKKKVDDYPIQKQNTYSTQPLASHLGNAINNEGLTDEPSSLSKSLIGGSMNVCKMRVLNFCLPERVLQGNVYSLVPKLRTKMIMSEKPSDGTVSMHYGDIDEGDFVAAEDHLPTLPNTHFADLLAEQFCSQMAREGYVREDDRVQVKPNRVNFPLGSQSSVPPNSSVGDMQQYGEQMPGQSPNEGPKPAGGSNASFNLPQNLVVNSRMLPPGNTQALQMSQGLLSGVSVAPRPQQLDPQQAVQQQQQQQHHQQQQLQPNQHSLIQQQNPQFQRSMMLGTNQLSHLNALGQNSNMPLGNHMLNAKPSPMQMQQMLQHQQQQPQMQRKMMMGLGTAMGMGNLRNSIVGLAPLGNTMGMGSARGIGGTGISAPMTSIAGMGNMGQNPMNLGQASNITNSISHQFRPGTMTSQSAELISKLRLAHSRGSMLGSPQSSIAGISGARQMHPGQAGLSSVLGQTLNRANMNTLQRALGPMGPPKLMAGMNIYMNQQQQQHQPSQQQQQQQQQQMQLQHQLQQQLQQQQQQQQQEISSQLQAVVSPPQVGSPSTMGVPPLNQQTAQQASPQQMSQRTPMSPQQMSSGAIHAMSTGNPEACPASPQLSSQTLGSVSSMANSPMDMQGVNKSNNAQ, encoded by the exons ATGGGGCTCTCCTTCAAGCTCTCGAAGTCTGGCACTAGGTATCGCCCCAAACCCCTTCCCATTCCACCCGAAGCTTCCCACGATGGTGTATCCGAGAATTCCAAGTCTCAG aGTCATCTTGTTGAAGCTGGTGAAAATACTGCTCGGATGCTCAATTCATCTGTTTCATCTGAAACTCGTCCGTTAGCAG AGATGGAAGCTTCTTTTACACTGAACCTGTTCCCAGATGGTTATTCTATCGGAAAGCCCTTTGAG AATGATACGGCGAGTCATTCGAGATATCAAGATTTGCCAAAGTTGTTACATCCATATGATAGGTCATCTGAAAGCCTTTTCTTG GCCATTGAGTCGGGTCATTTGCCTGGGGATATTCTGGATGATATACCTGCCAAGTATGTTGATGGAGCACTTATATGTGAG GTGCGTGATTATCGAAAGTGCTCTTTTGAAAAGGGGGCCGGCATAGTGTCTCCGGAAAGTTCTCCTCTTGTTAATAAAGTATGCCTCAAGATGTCATTGGAAAATATTGTGAAGGACATCCCATCGATTACTGATAAGTCTTGGACATATGGTGATCTAATG GAAGTTGAATCGAAGATACTGAAAGCATTAAAACCAGACCTTCATCTAGATCCTGCTCCAAAGTTAGAACGGCTCTGTGAAAGTTCACTTCCACCAAAG CTCGATTTACGGAGAAAGAGATTAAGAGATATGCCAGAGTTCGCTGTTACTTCTAGTAATAGAATTTATGGGAAGAAAGTTTGCATAGATAGAGTGCAGGAAAACTCAAATAACAGATTAGTTGATTCAGGAATAACTGCATCTAATGCTATTGTGCAACAGAGTCTTGAAAATCCAGCAATGCAAAATCATAGTCCAAACATTGCCATGGCCTTGAGATCTAAGAATCTTATGCCAGATTCTTCTATCCCGGGCTTTTCTATGCCTCCCCAGCAATCAAGATATGCAATGGCAGTTGGAAATCCAAGAAGCTTGCAGGAGCATGGATCAGTTTCTGCTATTAATTCATCAGGGGCTTCTCCTGCTGCACAAGATGTCATGATTTCATATACTGATGATGCAAATCCAAGTGCCTCTCTTCATTCAAAAAGGGAGAATCAAGATGGACAAGCTTCACCTTTATCCAATGTTGCAAAAAGAATGAGGCCTGCTTCCACTGGTGTTGATGCAATGCAGCAGCAGCAAATTGGCTCGCATGTTGAAGGTCTTCAAGGATCAGAAATAAATTGGCAAAATACACTACTACAACAACAAGCGATGGCCAGAGGTATTCAATATGCAAGTGGTGGCATTCAGAAGTTTCCCCAGCAGGTTTTTGAAGGGGGGTTGAATCAGGAGACAGGAGCTATTCAATTTGCTTCTAGTCAGCAGGGCATGAGGTTAGTTGCCAAGGAAGAACAGTTTGAAATGGAAAAATTAGATGGCGCAGAGATAAACCGCAATAAAAGTGAGATGGGAATAGATACCGTCAATTTAGACCCACAACAATTACGGCCTCAGCAAAGATTGCAACCGAATGCATTCATGAAACCTAATTTCTCTCAGACAACCTGGAATAATCTGGCTCAGCAGCATATGGAGAAAGAAGCAAAAAAAGAGGACCAGTTCCAGAAGAGGAAATCAGTCCAGAGTCCTCGCTTATCTACTGGAGCATTACCTCACTCTCCATTATCTTCAAAATCAGGTGAATTTTCCAATGGTTCAGTTGGACCAAGTTTTGGTGGTCCATCACAACTGGCTTCAGTTCCTGCTGTTGGAACTCCTTCTATTTCTAATGATTCTACACAAAGGCAACAACAAGCACAACTAGCTGCCAAGCGGAGATCTAATTCCCTTCCCAAGACCCCAGCAATGAATGGAGTTGGTTCTCCAGCTAGTGTTACTACTGGTGTCCCAATGAATGTAAATAGTCCTTCACTTGGGACCTCGTCTTTGGTTGATCAAGGTGTTCAAATTCAAAATATGGTTGAGAGGTTCTCAAAAATTGAAATGGTGACAATGAG GCATCAACTTAACTTTAAGAAGAAGGTTGATGATTATCCCATCCAAAAGCAGAATACATATTCAACACAGCCATTAGCTTCGCATCTTGGTAATGCGATTAATAATGAGGGATTGACAGATGAACCAAGTTCTTTATCAAAGTCACTTATTGGTGGGAGTATGAACGTATGCAAAATGAGAGTCTTAAATTTCTGTTTGCCAGAGCGTGTACTTCAAG GAAATGTTTATTCTCTAGTTCCGAAGTTGCGTACTAAGATGATAATGTCTGAGAAGCCATCCGATGGTACTGTGTCTATGCATTATGGGGACATTGATGAAGGTGATTTTGTAGCTGCAGAGGATCATCTCCCCACATTACCCAATACT CATTTTGCAGATTTGCTCGCAGAACAGTTCTGTTCTCAG ATGGCACGTGAAGGATATGTGAGGGAAGATGACAGAGTCCAAGTCAAACCGAACCGGGTCAACTTTCCATTGGGAAGTCAATCTAGTGTACCTCCTAATAGCTCTGTAGGTGACATGCAGCAATACGGAGAACAAATGCCGGGTCAGTCACCCAATGAAGGTCCAAAGCCAGCTGGTGGCAGTAACGCATCATTCAACTTACCTCAGAATCTTGTAGTAAACTCAAGGATGTTGCCACCTGGAAACACTCAGGCGTTACAGATGTCTCAAGGACTTCTCTCTGGTGTTTCGGTGGCTCCAAGACCACAACAACTGGACCCGCAACAAGCAGTacagcaacagcagcagcagcagcaccaCCAGCAACAGCAGCTGCAACCAAATCAACACTCTCTCATTCAACAGCAGAATCCCCAGTTCCAGAGATCTATGATGCTTGGGACAAATCAGCTGTCACACTTAAATGCACTTGGACAGAACTCCAACATGCCATTGGGTAATCACATGCTCAACGCTAAGCCTTCACCTATGCAGATGCAGCAGATGTTACAGCACCAGCAACAACAGCCGCAAATGCAAAGGAAAATGATGATGGGGCTTGGAACAGCTATGGGAATGGGTAACTTGAGAAATAGCATAGTTGGACTTGCACCCCTGGGCAATACTATGGGAATGGGATCTGCAAGGGGAATAGGAGGAACTGGAATCTCAGCACCAATGACATCTATTGCCGGCATGGGAAATATGGGTCAGAACCCAATGAATCTTGGCCAGGCTTCAAATATTACTAATTCTATAAGCCATCAATTCAGGCCTGGAACAATGACTTCACAATCGGCTGAACTTATATCTAAGCTTAGACTGGCACATAGTCGGGGAAGCATGTTAGGGTCGCCTCAGTCTAGCATAGCTGGTATCTCTGGGGCCAGACAAATGCACCCTGGCCAGGCTGGTCTTTCATCAGTGTTGGGTCAGACTCTAAATAGGGCTAATATGAATACACTGCAGCGAGCGCTCGGACCTATGGGTCCACCAAAGCTGATGGCAGGGATGAATATTTATATGaatcagcagcagcagcaacatcaACCATCtcagcagcagcaacagcaacagcaacagcagatGCAATTACAACATCAGTTGCAGCAGCAATTacagcaacagcagcagcaacagcagcaaGAAATAAGTTCGCAATTGCAGGCAGTTGTTTCACCCCCCCAGGTGGGATCACCGTCTACCATGGGAGTTCCACCATTGAACCAGCAAACAGCGCAGCAAGCAAGCCCTCAGCAAATGAGTCAACGAACTCCGATGAGCCCACAACAGATGAGCTCAGGGGCAATTCATGCCATGAGTACTGGTAATCCTGAAGCTTGTCCAGCGAGTCCGCAGTTGAGCTCTCAGACCCTAGGGTCTGTTAGTAGTATGGCGAACTCCCCTATGGACATGCAAGGTGTTAATAAGAGTAATAATGCTCAATAA